One Algihabitans albus genomic region harbors:
- a CDS encoding TRAP transporter small permease produces the protein MRLLLDRAEEIVAQAALCLIAVCVFAQVVSRYVFSTAITWTEELAGFAMVWAVYMGAAVAVRDRFHIRILFAVEALPRPLALAAILLGDLLWMGFCTLMLVVGWEYISLLWQREFISPSLGIDQKWPQSIVIIGYVAIMLRAAQLYVRWFAGGRVGLPGITPPSHDEALRKDGAGTQ, from the coding sequence ATGAGACTGCTTCTCGATCGTGCCGAAGAGATCGTCGCACAGGCCGCCCTCTGTCTGATCGCCGTCTGCGTCTTCGCGCAGGTGGTCAGCCGCTACGTCTTCAGCACCGCCATCACCTGGACCGAGGAGCTGGCGGGTTTCGCGATGGTCTGGGCGGTCTATATGGGCGCCGCCGTGGCGGTACGGGACCGTTTCCACATCCGCATCCTCTTCGCCGTCGAGGCCCTACCCCGCCCCCTGGCCCTGGCAGCGATCCTGCTCGGCGACCTGCTCTGGATGGGCTTCTGCACGCTGATGCTGGTGGTTGGCTGGGAATACATCTCGCTGCTGTGGCAGCGCGAGTTCATCTCACCTTCGCTCGGCATCGACCAGAAGTGGCCGCAGAGCATCGTCATCATCGGCTACGTCGCGATCATGCTGCGCGCGGCCCAGCTATACGTGCGCTGGTTCGCGGGCGGCCGCGTCGGTTTGCCCGGCATCACGCCTCCATCGCATGACGAAGCCCTTCGGAAAGATGGGGCCGGCACCCAATGA
- a CDS encoding hydroxymethylglutaryl-CoA reductase, degradative: MSKTNITSRIPGFHSMSVEARIARLAELTDLDEAAIAQLSNTGNLEVETADRMIENVVGTMNIPVGVATNLIVDGREILVPMATEESSVVAAVCNAAKQCRSAGGIATSSSGPLMIAQVQLLGVSDPENARFKILERREEIKAICDETDPVLLKFGGGFRDLEVRVLETDDGPMVITHLIVDTGDAMGANAVNSMAEAVGPRIEAWTGGRVLLRILSNLADRRLVRARGVWKLENIGGAEVRDGMLSAFRFADADPYRAATHNKGIMNGVTAVVMASGNDTRAIEAGAHAFAARSGRYRSLTRWEGDAEGNLVGLLEMPMAVGLVGGATKIHPTAQTALKIMGVSKADELARVIAAVGLAQNFAALKVLATTGVQKGHMSLHAKNIAAMAGALGEEVELVAAKLKEMGKVRVDIAERLLAELRGGKA, translated from the coding sequence ATGAGCAAGACGAACATCACCTCCCGAATTCCCGGTTTCCATTCCATGTCGGTCGAGGCGCGCATCGCCAGGCTGGCCGAGTTGACCGATCTCGACGAAGCCGCGATCGCGCAGCTCTCCAACACCGGAAACCTGGAGGTCGAGACGGCGGACCGCATGATCGAGAACGTCGTCGGGACGATGAATATCCCCGTCGGCGTCGCCACCAACCTGATCGTCGACGGCCGTGAAATCCTGGTGCCGATGGCGACGGAGGAAAGCTCGGTCGTGGCGGCGGTCTGCAATGCGGCCAAGCAATGCCGCTCGGCCGGCGGGATCGCGACCTCGAGCAGCGGGCCGCTGATGATCGCGCAGGTGCAGCTCCTGGGCGTCAGCGACCCGGAAAACGCACGCTTCAAGATCCTGGAACGGCGGGAGGAGATCAAGGCGATCTGCGACGAGACCGATCCCGTCCTGCTGAAGTTCGGCGGCGGGTTCCGCGACCTGGAAGTCCGCGTGCTTGAAACCGACGACGGTCCGATGGTGATCACCCACCTGATCGTCGATACCGGCGACGCCATGGGCGCCAATGCCGTCAATTCCATGGCGGAGGCGGTGGGGCCGCGGATCGAGGCCTGGACCGGCGGTCGGGTGCTCCTCCGGATTCTCTCGAACCTCGCCGACCGGCGTCTGGTCCGTGCGCGGGGCGTCTGGAAGCTGGAGAACATCGGCGGCGCGGAGGTGCGCGACGGCATGCTCTCGGCCTTCAGGTTCGCGGATGCCGACCCCTATCGGGCCGCCACCCACAACAAGGGCATCATGAACGGCGTGACCGCCGTGGTGATGGCCAGCGGCAACGACACGCGCGCCATCGAGGCCGGCGCGCATGCCTTCGCGGCGCGCAGCGGCCGCTACCGCAGCCTGACACGATGGGAAGGGGACGCGGAAGGCAATCTGGTCGGCCTGCTGGAGATGCCCATGGCCGTCGGCTTGGTCGGCGGTGCGACGAAGATCCACCCGACCGCCCAGACCGCTCTCAAGATCATGGGCGTTTCCAAGGCGGACGAGCTGGCGCGTGTGATCGCCGCCGTGGGCCTGGCGCAGAACTTCGCGGCGCTGAAGGTGCTGGCGACGACCGGCGTGCAGAAGGGACATATGTCGCTGCACGCCAAGAATATCGCGGCCATGGCGGGCGCCCTCGGCGAGGAAGTCGAGCTTGTCGCCGCGAAGCTGAAGGAGATGGGCAAGGTGCGTGTCGACATCGCCGAGCGGCTGCTGGCCGAGCTGCGCGGCGGCAAGGCCTGA
- a CDS encoding NAD(P)/FAD-dependent oxidoreductase, with amino-acid sequence MSGRTAIVIGAGIVGLATARALQTAGHRPLLIDPEKPGSQTSYGNAGLIAGSAVVPEARPGLFRRLPRLLLDPDGPLAIRPRHLPNLLRYGYHVARAARPAEVERISQAMAALTLPAYDRWMDLLEDLPDARRLFRRDGCLYLYRSQEERAGAAAANALRRRRGMILDDVNQAELRQLAPGLALQSDHAVLSRDSGQVTSPWRLSQHLAAALTDAGAEFLPERAIAVEGRGSRLSAVVTETGRHPCDLVVLAAGARSRPLARKLGLSVPLDSERGYHLDLPLDPAGLRLPALVPSLGVAVTPLDDGIRVAGLVEFAGLEAPPAEAFFTRLERRAQLLFRISDFSRAKRWMGQRPSLPDGLPILGRAPRFENAWLAFGHGQMGLTQAAATGLLIRDLIEGRAPGIDMTPYAGERFS; translated from the coding sequence ATGAGCGGCCGGACCGCCATCGTGATCGGTGCCGGGATCGTCGGTCTCGCCACGGCCCGCGCCCTGCAGACGGCGGGCCACAGACCCCTGCTGATCGATCCGGAAAAGCCGGGCAGCCAGACTTCTTACGGCAACGCCGGGCTGATCGCCGGCTCGGCCGTGGTGCCGGAAGCCCGGCCGGGACTGTTCCGCCGCCTGCCGCGCCTGCTGCTGGATCCGGACGGACCGCTGGCGATCCGCCCGCGCCACCTGCCCAACCTGCTACGCTACGGCTACCACGTGGCGCGGGCGGCGCGGCCGGCGGAGGTGGAGCGCATCTCCCAGGCGATGGCGGCCCTCACCCTACCCGCCTACGACCGCTGGATGGATCTGCTGGAGGATCTGCCCGACGCGCGGCGGCTGTTCCGCCGCGACGGCTGCCTTTACCTCTACCGCTCGCAGGAGGAACGCGCGGGCGCGGCTGCGGCGAATGCGCTGCGCCGCCGGCGCGGGATGATTCTGGACGACGTGAACCAGGCCGAGTTGCGGCAACTCGCGCCGGGCCTGGCCCTGCAGTCGGACCATGCGGTTCTGTCGCGAGATAGCGGCCAAGTGACCTCGCCCTGGCGCCTCAGTCAGCATCTCGCCGCGGCCCTGACCGACGCAGGCGCGGAGTTTCTCCCTGAACGGGCGATCGCTGTCGAAGGACGGGGAAGCCGCCTGTCCGCCGTCGTGACGGAGACGGGCCGGCACCCCTGCGATCTCGTCGTCCTGGCAGCCGGTGCCCGCTCCCGTCCGCTGGCGCGCAAGCTCGGCCTCTCGGTCCCGCTGGACAGCGAGCGCGGCTACCACCTCGACCTTCCGCTCGACCCGGCCGGTCTGCGGTTGCCGGCCCTTGTGCCATCGCTCGGCGTCGCCGTCACTCCCCTGGACGACGGCATCAGGGTCGCCGGCCTGGTCGAGTTCGCCGGCTTGGAAGCGCCACCCGCCGAAGCCTTCTTCACACGGCTGGAGCGGCGGGCGCAGCTCCTCTTCAGGATCTCGGATTTCAGCCGCGCGAAACGCTGGATGGGCCAGCGCCCCTCCCTGCCCGACGGCCTGCCGATCCTCGGCCGCGCGCCGCGCTTCGAGAACGCCTGGCTGGCTTTCGGCCACGGCCAGATGGGCCTGACGCAAGCAGCGGCGACTGGCCTGCTGATCCGCGATCTGATCGAGGGCCGCGCGCCGGGGATCGATATGACACCCTATGCCGGCGAGCGGTTTAGCTAG
- a CDS encoding TRAP transporter substrate-binding protein: MTTSLTRRTAVTILGAGVALAALTGPALAQTTMNLGWGTPLDSNNGVFAKKFAELVDSYTNGEIEVKLRPSGQISSEDDAFKAIQLGTVDSYLISQNNISPHFGMMDVFVLPYVFRSRDHAIAVLDGEVGSFIQDELLEQTGVHLLSFNNVEHRDLYNSVRPIETFEDFGGLKYRVPKNEVMIETFRAFGAEPVPLAWSETPTALQTGTIDGGDNGTSVILDMKFYEFADNLAILEHFSGFTPLLVSDRFMSRIDEEQAEALRRAATEAQDHQRAIMKDEIQKVRDALAGHGMNVTYPEKGPFIEAAESVQNKFADEKGEAFRDLLVRIRETEG, from the coding sequence ATGACCACATCGCTTACACGACGGACGGCCGTCACGATCCTGGGCGCCGGCGTCGCCCTGGCGGCCCTGACAGGTCCGGCCCTGGCTCAAACGACCATGAATCTCGGTTGGGGCACGCCGCTGGACTCGAACAACGGCGTCTTCGCGAAGAAGTTCGCGGAGCTGGTCGACAGCTACACGAACGGCGAAATCGAGGTGAAGCTCCGTCCCTCGGGGCAGATCTCCAGCGAGGACGATGCCTTCAAGGCGATCCAGCTCGGCACGGTCGACAGCTACCTCATCTCGCAGAACAACATCTCGCCGCACTTCGGCATGATGGACGTCTTCGTGCTGCCCTACGTGTTCCGCAGCCGCGATCATGCGATCGCCGTACTGGACGGCGAGGTGGGCAGTTTCATCCAGGACGAACTGCTGGAGCAGACCGGCGTCCATCTGCTCTCCTTCAACAACGTCGAACATCGCGACCTCTACAACAGCGTGCGCCCGATCGAGACCTTCGAGGACTTCGGCGGCCTCAAGTACCGGGTGCCAAAGAACGAGGTGATGATCGAAACCTTCCGCGCCTTCGGCGCCGAGCCGGTGCCGCTGGCCTGGTCGGAAACGCCGACGGCCCTGCAGACCGGCACCATCGACGGCGGCGACAACGGCACCAGCGTGATCCTGGACATGAAGTTCTACGAGTTCGCCGACAATCTGGCGATCCTGGAGCACTTCTCGGGCTTCACGCCGCTGCTGGTCAGCGACCGCTTCATGTCGCGCATCGACGAGGAGCAGGCCGAGGCCCTGCGCCGGGCCGCCACCGAGGCTCAGGACCACCAGCGCGCGATCATGAAAGACGAGATTCAGAAGGTGCGGGACGCTCTGGCCGGTCATGGGATGAATGTCACCTATCCGGAAAAGGGTCCCTTCATCGAGGCCGCCGAGAGCGTGCAGAACAAGTTCGCGGACGAGAAGGGCGAAGCCTTCCGCGACCTGCTGGTTCGCATTCGCGAAACCGAGGGCTGA
- a CDS encoding DUF2946 family protein — MWRCFRRLAATLAVAALLVNLAGHVAHAASMGSLETPEADGPLLIICTSQGTQVLVWTADGYVPLPDQSGQGKQPCPLCASLAGGALLPPAVLLAASLELIVEPVSRPESRAPQPVPAYATPLVRAPPRVSLL; from the coding sequence ATGTGGAGATGTTTTCGCCGTCTGGCCGCGACCCTGGCTGTCGCCGCGTTGTTGGTCAATCTGGCCGGTCACGTCGCGCACGCGGCCTCCATGGGGTCGCTCGAGACGCCGGAGGCGGACGGGCCACTCCTCATTATCTGTACGTCCCAGGGCACGCAGGTCCTGGTCTGGACGGCCGACGGCTACGTGCCTCTGCCGGATCAGTCCGGGCAGGGCAAGCAACCCTGTCCGCTCTGCGCGTCCTTGGCCGGCGGCGCCCTTTTGCCGCCGGCCGTTCTCCTCGCGGCGAGTCTCGAACTCATCGTCGAACCGGTAAGCCGCCCGGAGAGCCGCGCTCCCCAACCTGTTCCCGCCTACGCGACCCCGCTTGTCCGGGCGCCGCCGCGAGTCTCCCTGCTCTGA
- a CDS encoding N-acyl-D-amino-acid deacylase family protein — MIDTLLLNGRVIDGTGSPAVVADVGIAEGRIVAVGDLAEAEAPNRIDVTGLTVTPGFIDIHTHSDAVLLADGKADSQVMQGVTTELAGQCGYSFAPVGDARRMERWMVGRLPGVEVTWQSFGGYLDALESKALGLNVMGLVGHGAIRGAVLGDEVRPPTEDDLDRMADLVAESLDEGAWGLSTGLEYWPGLGATASELTRLCRVVAERDGFHASHVRNRDIHYDLGFTEVLSVGRVAGVRTQISHIQPKYGRPDHAMTHALEMIDQARAVGLDVAFDVIPHEWSHTGVAAILPAWAREGGVERLLERLRDPEARRRMKANPAPMWRLVLDGRWDLIHFLRANDPEILGRTVADVAAERGTAPYDTVLDLLLEAGENALHMLWTSKSFFEEDLRLCLVRPDCGVMSDTLALSRRGPTGSLIGSLAGYGWAARFLEHYVRNLELMSLEEAIRRVTSFPAERIGIADRGVLRPGAAADIAVFDYDKVTYSGTLEDPRQHPRGFVHVLVNGRFAMQDGQRTDQDAGEVLRSPAS, encoded by the coding sequence ATGATCGACACGCTGCTGCTCAATGGCCGAGTGATCGACGGCACCGGTAGCCCTGCCGTCGTCGCGGACGTCGGGATCGCCGAGGGCCGCATCGTCGCGGTCGGCGATCTGGCCGAGGCCGAGGCGCCCAACCGGATCGACGTAACCGGCCTGACGGTGACGCCGGGCTTCATCGACATCCACACCCACTCCGACGCCGTTCTGCTGGCCGACGGCAAAGCCGACAGCCAGGTGATGCAGGGCGTCACGACCGAACTGGCCGGCCAGTGCGGCTACAGCTTCGCCCCGGTGGGCGACGCGCGGCGCATGGAGCGCTGGATGGTCGGGCGGTTGCCCGGCGTGGAGGTGACTTGGCAGTCCTTCGGCGGCTATCTCGACGCGCTGGAAAGCAAGGCGCTGGGGTTGAACGTCATGGGGCTGGTCGGCCACGGCGCGATTCGCGGCGCGGTCCTGGGCGATGAGGTGCGCCCGCCGACCGAAGACGATCTGGACCGCATGGCGGACCTGGTCGCAGAGTCTCTGGACGAGGGTGCCTGGGGCCTCTCCACCGGACTGGAGTACTGGCCCGGCCTGGGCGCCACCGCCAGCGAGTTGACGCGGCTCTGCCGGGTGGTGGCCGAGCGCGACGGCTTCCATGCCTCGCATGTGCGCAACAGGGACATCCACTACGATCTGGGCTTCACCGAGGTACTGTCGGTCGGCCGGGTCGCCGGCGTACGGACCCAGATCTCCCACATCCAGCCGAAGTACGGGCGGCCGGATCATGCGATGACTCATGCCCTGGAGATGATCGATCAGGCGCGCGCGGTCGGACTGGACGTCGCCTTCGACGTCATCCCGCACGAATGGTCCCATACCGGCGTTGCCGCCATCCTGCCGGCCTGGGCGCGCGAAGGCGGCGTCGAGCGGCTGCTCGAACGGCTTCGGGATCCCGAGGCACGCAGGCGCATGAAGGCCAACCCGGCCCCCATGTGGCGGCTGGTGCTCGACGGCCGTTGGGATCTCATCCACTTCCTGCGGGCGAACGACCCCGAGATTCTCGGCCGGACCGTCGCGGATGTCGCGGCCGAGCGCGGCACCGCGCCCTACGATACCGTTCTCGACCTGTTGCTGGAGGCCGGCGAGAACGCGCTGCACATGCTTTGGACCTCCAAGAGCTTCTTCGAGGAGGACCTGCGGCTCTGTCTCGTCCGTCCCGACTGTGGCGTCATGTCGGATACCTTGGCGCTCAGTCGGCGCGGCCCAACCGGCAGCCTCATTGGCTCCCTGGCCGGCTACGGTTGGGCCGCGCGTTTTCTAGAACACTACGTGCGGAACCTGGAGCTGATGTCTCTGGAGGAGGCGATCCGGCGGGTGACCAGCTTCCCCGCGGAGCGGATCGGGATCGCCGACCGGGGCGTTCTGCGGCCCGGGGCGGCAGCCGACATCGCCGTCTTCGACTACGACAAGGTGACCTACAGCGGCACCCTCGAAGATCCCCGGCAGCATCCGCGCGGCTTCGTCCACGTGCTGGTCAACGGCCGCTTCGCCATGCAGGACGGTCAGAGGACGGACCAGGACGCCGGCGAGGTTCTGCGCAGCCCGGCCTCATGA
- a CDS encoding LysR family transcriptional regulator, whose protein sequence is MRPRFDLRHVACFLAIVEHGSFRGAARHLNIAQPALSRTLRNLEEALGALLIARDRRGLELTPAGRVFAAGGARLLDEAADLAHSASRAHKGLLGQLRVSYTDFAIAGALPDIVNAFRTAFPEISVTFTPSVTTSQIEALREGRIDAGFLTGPVELPFLQTHMVQRDDIVAVLPAGHRLAARERVTLGDLADEAFVLGVSERWSHFLTHVTHLCQGAGFLPKLAQEAADSEAILGLVAAGIGVTLSIESIAKRPRPGIVMRRLVGQPYEVQTLLAWRRGGEDPALQHFRDIALIYWAEVAAVTADGGRPAAE, encoded by the coding sequence GTGCGACCGCGTTTCGATCTCCGTCATGTCGCCTGCTTTCTGGCCATCGTCGAGCACGGCAGTTTCCGGGGCGCCGCGCGCCATCTGAACATCGCGCAGCCGGCTTTGAGTCGCACTCTGCGCAATCTCGAGGAGGCTCTCGGCGCTCTCCTCATCGCGCGCGACCGGCGCGGTCTGGAGTTGACGCCGGCCGGCCGCGTTTTTGCTGCCGGGGGCGCGCGTCTCCTGGACGAGGCGGCGGATCTGGCCCACAGCGCTTCGCGGGCTCACAAGGGACTTCTGGGGCAGCTCCGCGTCAGCTACACGGACTTCGCCATCGCCGGCGCCTTGCCGGACATCGTCAACGCCTTCCGCACGGCTTTTCCCGAAATCTCGGTCACCTTTACGCCGAGCGTCACGACCAGTCAGATCGAGGCGCTGCGGGAGGGACGGATCGACGCCGGCTTCCTGACCGGGCCGGTCGAGCTTCCGTTCCTGCAGACCCACATGGTTCAGCGCGACGATATCGTCGCGGTATTGCCCGCCGGGCACAGGCTTGCCGCGCGGGAGCGGGTGACGCTGGGCGATCTCGCGGACGAAGCCTTCGTTCTCGGCGTCAGCGAGCGCTGGTCTCATTTTCTCACTCACGTGACCCACCTCTGCCAGGGCGCCGGTTTTCTGCCGAAGCTCGCTCAGGAGGCGGCGGACAGCGAGGCGATCCTCGGGCTCGTCGCCGCCGGTATCGGGGTCACCTTGAGTATCGAGAGCATCGCGAAGCGGCCGCGGCCCGGCATCGTGATGCGGCGCCTCGTCGGGCAACCCTATGAGGTTCAGACATTGCTCGCGTGGCGGCGCGGCGGAGAGGATCCGGCACTGCAGCACTTCCGCGATATCGCCCTGATCTACTGGGCCGAAGTTGCGGCGGTAACGGCGGACGGGGGGCGGCCCGCAGCCGAGTGA
- a CDS encoding TRAP transporter large permease → MSSELVLLAMFVGLVLLILTGLPLAFALGALALFFTVTLWGSQALVVTVLQTFDTMSSEVLLAIPLYVMMAAVLQRSGIIDALYRAMELWFVRLPGGLAVGTVVICTIMAAMTGIVGAAVAAMGILALPSMLKRGYDQRLALGTICAGGTLGILIPPSVITIVYAVTAQISVGQMFIGGVVPGLLLAGLYIAYIVIRTLLQPGLAPTGATADNVDWGTRLRSLEALIIPSLIIFGVLGSIYLGIATPTEAAAVGVAGAVISAATQRRLDAQMLGRAAFDTLKVSAMILWITIGAKAFVAIFTGTGGADFMLAQIEALEADRYVILLVMMLILVFLGMFLDEIGIILLCVPVFLPIIEFLEFDPLWFGIVFLISAQMAYITPPFGYTLFYLKGVVPPSIGMETIYRAIVPFFLLQVTGLLICIVWPELVLWLPQQMMAR, encoded by the coding sequence ATGAGCTCCGAACTCGTTCTGCTCGCGATGTTCGTCGGTCTGGTCCTGCTGATCCTGACCGGCCTGCCGCTCGCCTTCGCTCTCGGCGCCCTGGCGCTGTTCTTCACCGTCACCCTCTGGGGCTCGCAGGCCCTGGTGGTGACCGTGCTGCAGACCTTCGACACCATGTCGTCGGAAGTGCTGCTGGCGATCCCGCTCTACGTGATGATGGCGGCGGTCCTGCAGCGCAGCGGTATCATCGATGCGCTTTACCGGGCGATGGAGCTGTGGTTCGTGCGGCTGCCGGGCGGTCTCGCGGTCGGGACCGTCGTGATCTGCACCATCATGGCGGCCATGACCGGCATCGTCGGGGCAGCCGTGGCGGCCATGGGCATCCTGGCCCTGCCCTCCATGCTCAAGCGGGGCTACGACCAGCGCCTCGCGCTGGGCACGATCTGTGCCGGCGGCACATTGGGCATTCTCATTCCGCCCTCCGTCATCACCATCGTCTATGCCGTTACGGCGCAGATCTCCGTGGGCCAGATGTTCATCGGCGGGGTCGTGCCCGGTCTGTTGTTGGCCGGTCTCTATATCGCCTACATCGTGATCCGGACCCTGCTGCAGCCGGGGCTCGCGCCGACCGGCGCGACGGCGGACAACGTCGATTGGGGGACGCGCCTGCGGTCGCTCGAGGCGCTGATCATTCCCAGCCTGATCATCTTCGGCGTGCTCGGCAGCATCTACCTCGGCATTGCCACGCCGACCGAGGCCGCGGCGGTCGGCGTGGCCGGAGCGGTCATCTCGGCCGCGACTCAACGGCGCCTGGATGCACAGATGCTGGGACGGGCCGCCTTCGATACGCTGAAGGTCTCGGCCATGATCCTCTGGATCACCATCGGGGCGAAGGCCTTCGTCGCCATCTTCACCGGCACCGGCGGCGCCGACTTCATGCTGGCGCAGATCGAGGCGCTGGAGGCCGACCGCTACGTGATCCTGCTCGTGATGATGCTGATCCTGGTTTTTCTCGGCATGTTTCTCGACGAGATCGGGATCATTCTGCTGTGTGTTCCCGTCTTTCTGCCGATCATCGAGTTTCTCGAGTTCGACCCGCTGTGGTTCGGCATCGTCTTTCTGATCTCGGCCCAGATGGCCTACATCACGCCGCCCTTCGGCTACACCCTTTTCTACCTGAAGGGCGTGGTGCCGCCTTCCATCGGCATGGAGACGATCTACCGGGCCATCGTGCCCTTCTTTCTCCTGCAGGTCACCGGCCTGCTCATCTGCATCGTCTGGCCGGAGCTGGTGCTCTGGCTGCCTCAGCAGATGATGGCACGGTGA
- a CDS encoding TRAP transporter large permease, producing MSASLIVVLCFVGFTLLGMPLFAAVGLTTAVALVLIDIPVTLLAQNAFTALQPFPLLTIPLFILAGRLMETGGMASRMIAIAQSLVGAYRGSMSMVTIFGCALFAALSGSGPATTAAIGSVTIPEMVRQGYRPRFAAAVAASAGALGSMIPPSNLMIIYCLVAEESIPRMFLAGFVPGVSVALMLMVTAYVISVRRGYGSTGDRFSFRPLLQALWRGKWAVFAPILILGGIYGGVFTPTEAASVAVFYALFIGVFVYRELTWDRFAEALKFTALMSGILIIIAPSLAFGQVLAFYDMPQAVQAFLDTVAANPFWVMVIVGLILIAVGTFMESLAQIILFTPIFLPGLVAMGVDPIVFGIFMVMSCEIGFLTPPLGGNLNVAARLTNISIEQVSIGVLPFILPYMVMMLVMIVFPEIITFLPDLVYGPRL from the coding sequence ATGAGCGCGTCCCTGATCGTCGTTCTCTGCTTCGTCGGCTTCACGTTGCTCGGCATGCCACTGTTCGCGGCGGTCGGTCTGACGACGGCCGTTGCGCTGGTTCTGATCGACATTCCGGTCACCCTGCTGGCGCAGAACGCCTTCACGGCCCTGCAGCCCTTTCCGCTGCTGACGATTCCCCTTTTCATCCTGGCTGGACGTCTGATGGAGACCGGCGGCATGGCGTCGCGGATGATCGCCATCGCCCAGTCCCTGGTGGGCGCCTACCGCGGCAGCATGTCGATGGTCACGATCTTCGGCTGCGCGCTCTTCGCCGCCCTCTCCGGCTCCGGCCCCGCGACCACGGCGGCGATCGGCAGCGTCACCATTCCGGAGATGGTGCGCCAGGGCTACCGGCCGCGCTTCGCCGCCGCCGTGGCCGCCTCGGCCGGCGCCCTGGGCAGCATGATTCCGCCCAGCAACCTGATGATCATCTATTGCCTAGTGGCGGAGGAATCGATCCCGCGCATGTTTCTCGCGGGCTTCGTCCCAGGCGTATCGGTCGCGCTGATGCTGATGGTGACGGCCTACGTAATCTCGGTGCGACGCGGCTACGGCTCCACAGGAGACCGCTTCTCCTTCCGTCCGCTGCTGCAGGCGCTCTGGCGCGGGAAATGGGCCGTCTTCGCGCCTATTCTCATCCTCGGCGGGATCTACGGCGGGGTCTTCACACCGACCGAAGCCGCTTCGGTGGCGGTCTTCTATGCCCTTTTCATCGGCGTCTTCGTCTATCGCGAGCTGACCTGGGATCGCTTCGCCGAAGCTCTGAAGTTCACCGCGCTGATGAGCGGTATCCTGATCATCATCGCGCCTTCGCTCGCCTTCGGACAGGTACTCGCCTTCTACGACATGCCGCAGGCGGTGCAGGCTTTTCTGGACACCGTGGCCGCCAACCCCTTCTGGGTCATGGTCATCGTCGGCCTGATCCTGATCGCGGTCGGCACCTTCATGGAGTCCCTCGCGCAGATCATCCTCTTCACCCCGATCTTCCTGCCCGGTCTGGTGGCGATGGGCGTCGATCCCATCGTCTTCGGCATCTTCATGGTGATGAGCTGCGAGATCGGTTTCCTGACTCCGCCCCTGGGCGGCAATCTCAACGTCGCCGCGCGGCTGACCAACATCTCCATCGAACAGGTTTCCATCGGCGTCCTGCCCTTCATCCTGCCCTACATGGTGATGATGCTGGTGATGATCGTCTTCCCGGAGATCATCACCTTCCTACCCGATCTGGTCTATGGGCCGCGCCTGTGA